TGGAATGCCGTGGTGTTCTGGTCGGCACTGTTTTATCACCTGCCACTTCTTGCACACCTGGAGGGGGAACTGGTCAGCGGAAAGTTATGGCAGCCGGGGATGTCATCACCGGATGAAGCATTTCGTTTTCGCTACCGACAGCAACGTCTGCAGGGCACAGAGGCTCAGCAACTGGCAGCGGTGATGGCTGGGCAGTTGTTGCCGGAGGGGGCGACAGCCTGGCTGGCCACTGTGCCGGGGGCATTACAGAATCTGGCGGGAGCGGTCTGGCATCAGCATCCGGAGATGGCATTGATTCGCTCAGTCCTGAAAACGGCGGCAGAAGAGGTGGAGAGTCCGCTTCTCGCGTTATCGGTGACGGAAGCCGTAACAGCACCTTTACTCTCAGAAAACACTGTGCAGTCTGAAGACAATATGCCATCTGATAGCCAGCCAGAAACATCAACAGAGGCCATTGCGCCGGAAATGCTGGCGGCCGTCCCGGAGGTGGGCGAATTTACGCTGCAGCCATCTGTTTCAGGAAGCGGTGAGGCCGAAGCAGTTGTCCCGGATACGTTGCAGTCTGCAACAGACACGGAGGAAAAGGCACCTGAGGAGCAGAGCCTCCATGATGATACCGATATGCTGCTGAGCCTGTTTTCAGCAGTCAGTGATGACACAGATCTCTCGGAGGCTGATGTGGCAGAACCTGTTGAAAATAAAGAGACAGTTTCTGATGAATCAGGTTGTGCAAACAGTGAACAGGCTGGTGCGGAAAGTGATCCTGCGCAAGACACGGGGATTTTTGGCTCTGTTTTATGTATCAGTGAGCCGGCTCAGGAGATAAAAAAATCACCAGAGCACTCACAGGACCGGAACAGTACGGAAAATGTCAGGGCTCCGGGCAGTAGTGGTGAATTTATTGAATGGCTCAGACATGGACTGGATTCGGGAGAGATCCCGGTGAATCAGCCTGATGCCAGAGTTCATCTAATTGCCGGATATGCTTTTCTGCGTGTACCGGATGTGTTTTACCTGTATCTGAAACAGATGGGGAGCAATCATGATCGCCGTTATGTTCAGTCCGTATTTGAGCGTGCGGGGCTTCACCGGGTTCGTTCCGGGGAGCGCTTTATTCAGGCCAGACTGTATGATTCGGCAGAACGAACAGGGCGTTATCAACCTGTCAGCGGTTACCTGGTGAAAAGCCGCAGTCTGTTCAGCGGAAAAGGGCTCCCCGGAGACAGCCCGTTTATCACATTTCCGTGACGGAATGCTGCGGGGAAGGAATGATTTGTTATGGAGCTTTTATGGGATCAAAGAAGGCCGGGAAACTGACCTGGGATGAACTGCTTGATGAGTATTTTTTCTCGAGAAACCTGCGTCCGGATACGGAATGGAGTTACCGCAAGGTTGTCCGGGGATTTGTTGATTTTATGGGCGAGGGGGGATTTCCGGCGGATGTGACCCAGCGTGATATTCAGCGCTGGCGACGTCAGATTCTGAAAACGCAGTCACTTTCAACATACACGTGGAATAACAAGGTGGCGCATCTCCGGGCGATTTTTGGTTTCGGGATCAAAAAAGGGCTGCTGCCTCAGACAGAAAACCCGTTATGTGAGGCATCGGTGGCAAAGGAGGCGAAAAAGAAGAAGACGCTGAACAAAGATCAGATGATCCAGATTTATCTGGTTGTTCAGAAGTTTGCTGAATATGAAACACAGCAGAGGGTACCCTGCGACCGGCGACGTAATGCCCTGTATCCGGCAAGATACTGGCTGACGGTTCTGGATGTGTTGCGTTATACCGGGATGCGCTTTAATCAGCTGCAGCATATCAGGCTGAAGGATGTTTGTCCCGGAGAAGGGGTGATAGAACTGCAACTGGAGGGGAGTAAAACACACCGTGAGTGGTGTGTGCCGATCGTGGCACCACTGAAAGCGCCCCTGGAACTCCTCCTGTCACGGGCCCGACGTCTGGGAGCCGGTCCTGATGATTTTTTGTTTGATGTCTGCCGGTTTACAGACTGCATTGAGCCTGATGATTATGTGTATTGTCCGGCTCGGGCCCATCAGGCGGTCAAGGGATTTTTCAGGCGATTGTCACGGGAGTGTGGTTTTCTGGTTTCTGCCCACCGTTTCAGGCACACGCTGGCGACGATTCTGATGGAGTCACCGGAGCGAAACATGCATCTGGTTAAATCCATGCTGGGGCATCAGAGTATTGCGACGACCATGGAGTATGTGGATGTCAGTGCTGCATCCGCAGCCGGAACGCTGGAGACGGCGCTGGGTCTGTATACCGATACACGAACGGTCAGTGAGGTTTGTAAGGAGAAAGAGAACAGGGAAGAAGAGACGGAAAATTAACACAACTTGACAGGGATATTTCAGGTTGTAAGAATATACAGCAACGAGAACAGGGTGTCTGTTACAGCAGACACCCTGTTTGAGGATACGATTCTGAATTCAACCAGTGTAACCGAACTACGCTGATGGAGATTCCGTAATGACCGAATCCTGTATTAAACGCCCGTTAAGGATCTCATCCCTTAACCAACGTGCTTTGATGCGGTGGTGCCCGGACTCGGAATCGAACCAAGGACACGGGGATTTTCAATCCCCTGCTCTACCGACTGAGCTATCCGGGCAACGGGGCGCATTAAACCGTAATCTGCACATCTCGTCAACCTAATTTCAGTAAAAGCGATTCAACTGCTTAAGATTGCGGCAAATCGCTTCTTTTCTGTGTTTCTGTCAGGTCAGTGCGCCACCCTGGCGGCAGCGGGCGAAGCGCAGGATATCTTCCGCCAGCCGATGTGCGGTGTCGACATCCGCCTGGCTACGATTTACCAGCATTCGGCTCAGGCACCCTTCCAGCACCAGTTCCATCTGCTTTGCTACCATCGCCGGATCGTCCACTTCCAGCGTGGTTAACAGTTCGTGGGTAAAGTCGTAGGCCGCGCTTTTTTGCTGATCGGCCAATTGATGAATAGGGTGACCAGGATCGGGATAAAACGTACAGGCAGCGATAAACAGACAGCCTGGATAGCGGTTGTTTTTAACGCACTCCGATAGCGCCTGATAACGCGCCAGCAGTTTTTGCTCGGCGGATTGCGTCTCGTCCAGCATCAGCTGACGACGCCAGACATCTATCTGTTGGCTAAGATAGCGCAGGGCATCGTAGAGGATCGCCTCTTTGTCTGGCCAGAAGCGGCGCAGCTCGTCCAGTGGATAATCCACACGTTCAGCAACCATCTCCAGCGTGGTGTTGGCAATCCCTTGTAATTCTAATAATTTCAGGGCTTCTCCCAGTACATCTTCACGTTGCACGCTATTTTCCTCCGTCTTTCCCACTGCAAGTGTCGTTCACGGTTGGCGATCGCGCAAATGTGCGCTGAAGGTTTCAGCATCCATAAAGCCCGTGACGCGCGCTTGTGGATGCTCCTGGCCTTGTCCGTCAAAAAAGAGAATTGTCGGTAGGCCAAGGACATTTAGATGCTTTAACAGCGCCACATCCTGGGCGTCGTTGGCAGTGACGTTGGCCTGAAGTAAGACCGTGTCAGCCAGTGCTTTTTGCACCTGTGGGTCGCTGAAGGTGTATTTCTCGAACTCTTTACAGGCAACACACCAGTCGGCGTAGAGATCTAACATCACCGGTTTGCCTTTGGCTTCAGCAAGTGCCTGATTTAACTCATCTACCGTTTTGATTTGTGTAAAGTTGAGATGCGCCTGAGTTTGCGAGGTATGCGTCGCGCCAAATGCCCAATCCTGGAGTGGGCGCACGCTAACCAACGCCGCTGCCAGCAGGATTATTTGCACAATACGCATCCAGCCGCGTTTGGCCTGTAAGCTGGTGATAAAGGCCCAGCCAAAGAACGCGACACCCAGCGCCGACCACAAGCGTAATCCCCATATATCACCAATCACTCGCTCCAGCAGGAAGACCGGTAGTGCGAGGATCACAAAACCAAATGCGGTTTTGACCTGTTCCATCCACGGGCCGCTTTTCGGCAGCAGGCGGTTACCAAAGACGGTAATTAGAATCAGCGGCAGGCCCATGCCCAGCGCATAGAGATAAAGCGTGCCGCCGCCCAGCCACATGTTTCCGCTTTGGGCGATATACAGCAGAATCGCGCTAAGCGGTGCGGTGGTGCATGGTGAACAGATCAGCCCGGCAATCGCCCCCATAACAAACACACCGCCGGGCGAGCCACCTTGTTGGCGATTGCTCATTAGCGTGAGGCGCGTTTGCAGCGAAGAGGGGAGTTGCAGGGTAAACAAGCCAAACATCGACATTGCCAGCAAGGTAAAGACGATAGCGAGGCCGATAAGCACGTAAGGATGCTGTAGCGCTGCCTGGAACTGTAACCCTGCGGCGGCAACCACCAGACCCAGCGCCGTGTAGGTCAGTGCCATCCCCTGCACATAAATAAAAGTCAGCAACAATGCTCTGGCGGTGGATAGCCGCTGTTTACCGCCCAGCACGATACCGGAAATGAGTGGGTACATTGGCAGCACGCATGGCGTGAAGGCGATACCGATACCAATCAACAACGCCCAGAGCGCGGAAAAGGGCAATTGCGCGACGGGCTGCTCTTGCTGCGGAACTGATGCAGACGGTGGCGTCGCGTTGTTAGTAACCACTTCGCTTAACGGAACGGTTTTGGTTTCTGGCGGATAACAAAAACCGGCGTCAGCACAGCCCTGGTAGGTAACAGTCAATGTCGCACCAGCACTTGCCTGGTTGATGGTCACAGGAAGCGTCAGCCGCTCGCGGTAAATCTCGCTTTTGCCGTAAAACTCATCTTCATGCCAGACGCCTGGCGGTAACTGCACGTCGGCAATTTTCGCTTGTTCCGGCGTAATGCGGATCTGTTTACGGTAAAGATAGTAACCGTCTTTGATCTGCCAGCTCAGATTAAGCTCATGTTGGTTTTGCTGAAAATCAAAAGCAAAGGCTTGATCCGCGGAGACAAATTGTGAGCGTCCCGGCGCGTCGAATAATCCGGCAAAAACGGAAGTGCTGCAAAGTAGCAGGATCAGCGTAAAGATGCGTTGAGCCATGAGAGGTAATCTGTGTCTCCGTGTGTAACAGGTAAAACCAGAAGCTCCGGGGTTTGATACGGATGATGAGACTTCAGGCATTCCAGCAGTGCCTGCTGGTGAGATACGGTGGTTTTTAAAATCATCTGCACTTCGTATTCCTGTTCCAGTTTACCTTCCCAGTAATAGAGAGAGGTAGCGCCAGGAATCAAGGTCGCGCAGGCCGCCAGTTTTTCTGCCAGCACTTTGGCGGCTAAATCCTGGGCTGTCGCTTCATCCGGTGCGGTACACAGCACTACGACAGACGCGGTATTCGAACTTTTATCATCAAGCATAAACACCTCGCAAGAACAGATGGAACCGCAAGAGAGAGGTCACTATACAACGGACGAGGAAAGGATGTTAGTCGGCGGGAAAGAAAGCGGGGCGTGAACGCCCCGCGATTTGTCATTACAGCATGAAGCTACCCAGCACGAAGCCGAAGCAAACGGCCAGGGCAACACCCAGAGTACCTGGGATGAAGAACGGATGGTTGAAGACGAATTTACCGATACGAGTGGTACCCGTGTCATCCATCTGTACCGCAGCAACCAGCGTCGGGTAGGTCGGCAGAATGAACAGACCAGATACGGCTGCGAAAGAAGCTACAGCGGTCAGTGGAGAAACGTTCAGCGCCAGAGCCATCGGCATCAGTGCTTTTGCAGTTGCAGCCTGAGAGTACAGCAGAGCAGAAGCAAAGAAGAAGATAACAGCCAGCAGCCACGGATGGCCCTGAATGACTTCACCAGCGGTATCTTTGATCCAGTCGATGTTGTTGGAAACGAAAGTGTCGCCCAGCCATGCAACACCCAGGATACAAATACAGGCGCTCATACCTGCTTTGAAGGTGCTGGAGTTGAGGATGTTGTCGGTGTCCACTTTGCAAAGAACAGTGGTCAGGGTTGCAACGCTCAACATGATAATCAGGATAGCGTTAGTGGTGTTCATCAGCGGTTTTTCAACCAGGCCCATGCTCGGGCTGTTGATAATCGCATAGATAACCACGCCAACTACGCCCAGCAGGAACAGCCAGACGGATGCTTTCGCGCCTTGTTTGATTTCAATCTGCTTCTCACCGCGCAGTTCAACCAGACCTTCTTCCAGACGCTTGCGATAAATCGGATCGTCAGACAGTTTGGAGTTGAAAAGCATGGTTACCAGGAAGGACATCACCAGAACTGCCAGCAGGGTAGACGGGATGACCACAGAGAGCAGATGCAGGTAGCTGATGCCATGACCTTCCATCACGGAAGACATGTAAACCACCGCCGCAGAGATTGGTGATGCGGTGATCGCAATCTGCGCGGATACCACTGCAGTAGACAGCGGACGGCAAGGTTTAACGCCTTGTTCCTTCGCAACTTCAGCGATAACTGGCAGTGTTGCCAGAGAGATGTTGCCGGTACCAGCAAAGATGGTCAGGAAATAGGTCACGATCGGTGCAAGGATCGTGATGTATTTCGGGTTACGGCGCAGCAGCTTTTCTGTCTGGTGAACCAGATAGTCCAGACCGCCAGCAACCTGCATAGCAGAAATAGCAGCGATAACCGCCATGATAATGGAAATTACATCGAATGGGATGTTACCAGGCTTGACGCCGATAGCGGCAAGAACCAGCACCCCCAATCCACCTGCAAAACCAATACCAATTCCCCCTAATCTGGCGCCCAAGAAGATCGCCAGCAAAACGATGATGAGTTCTACAACTAGCATATTAGCCTTCCTTGTTTTTTAACAAGTTGATATCAGGTTGTTGTTTTTAAGTTACTACTCACAAGAAAAAAGGCACGTCGTCTGACGTGCCTCTTTTATTTGTACTACCCTGTACGATTACTGTTCGCTTTCATCAGTATAGCGTTTTGCTTTGTAAGCCGGATGCATCAGGTTCTGTACGGAGAAAATATCGTCTAGTTCTGCTTCAGTCAACAGACCGCGCTCCAGAACGACTTCACGTACGCTCTTGCCAGTTTCGGCACAGATTTTACCCACGATGTCACCGTTGTGGTGGCCGATGAATGGGTTCAGGTAAGTGACGATACCGATAGAGTTGTAAACGTAACCTTCGCACACTTCTTTGTTAGCAGTGATGCCGTTAACACATTTTTCCAGCAGGTTGTAGCAAGCGTTGGTCAGAATGTGAACGGATTCAAACATGGCCTGGCCAATGACCGGCTCCATAACGTTCAGCTGCAGCTGACCCGCTTCTGCTGCCATGGTAACAGTGATGTCGTTACCGATGACTTTGAAGCAAACCTGGTTAACCACTTCCGGAACAACTGGGTTTACTTTAGCTGGCATGATGGAAGAGCCTGCCTGCAGTTCCGGCAGGTTGATCTCGTTCAGGCCGGCACGTGGGCCAGAAGAGAGCAAGCGCAGGTCGTTACAGATTTTGGACATCTTCACAGCCATGCGTTTCAGTGCGCCATGAACCATAACGTAAGCGCCGCAGTCAGAGGTCGCTTCGATCAGGTCTTCAGCAGGTACGCATGGGAAGCCAGTGACTTCAGCCAGTTTTTTCACTGCCAGCGGAGAATACTCTTTCGGCGTGTTCAGGCCAGTACCGATTGCAGTTGCGCCGAGGTTAACTTCCAGCAGCAGCTCAGCGGTACGTTCGATGTTTTTCACTTCTTCTTTCAGCAGGATGCTGAAAGCGCGGAATTCCTGACCGAGGGTCATCGGTACTGCGTCCTGCAGCTGGGTACGACCCATTTTCAGGATGTCCTGGAATTCGACAGCTTTACGTTCAAAGCCTTCACGCAGTTGGTTAATAGCATCTACCAGTTTAATCAGAGAAGAGTAAACCGCGATGCGGAAACCGGTCGGGTAGGCGTCGTTAGTGGACTGACATTTGTTAACGTGGTCGTTCGGGTTCAGGTACTGATATTCACCTTTCTGGTGACCCATCAGTTCCAGACCGATATTGGCCAGCACTTCGTTGGTGTTCATGTTTACGGAAGTACCTGCGCCGCCCTGGTAGACGTCTACCGGGAACTGATCCATGCATTTTCCGTTGTTCAGGACTTCATCACATGCGGCAATGATTGCATTCGCTACACTTTTAGGAATGGTTTGCAGCTCTTTGTTTGCCATAGCTGCGGCTTTTTTAACCATTACCATACCGCGAACAAATTCAGGAATATCGCTGATTTTGTTGTTGCTGATATAGAAGTTTTCAATCGCTCTCAGAGTGTGAACACCATAGTAGGCATCAGCTGGAACTTCCCTGGTACCCAACAGATCTTCTTCGATACGAATGTTGTTTGACATGTGAACCTTCTTTTTCAAGCTGCCAATGATTTGCTGTAAACACACAGAATATATGTGGTTTCGAATGTTTTTCGACCGACGATTATCCCCTGCATCGGCCGAATACCAGGGATCATATGCTGCTTGAGGATTTCTACCGTAATCTGGATCACTTTAAGTGTCGGTTTTTACCCCTTAATTATTAATTTGTGAAATAGATCACCGCTTTGGGATTACTACCAAAAATAGTTGCGCAAACATCTTGAAATTTTGCTAATGACCACAATATAAGCTGAACGCGATTCGCAACCCATTCAGGCGACCAGATTTAACTGGTTGCTATTACAGGAGAAACCTTTGCGCTGGTTACCTTTAATTGCCGTTTTCCTTTATGTCTATATTGAGATTTCAATCTTTATTCAGGTTGCTCATGTGCTGGGGGTATTGCTGACCCTCGTGCTGGTTATATTCACCTCAGTTATTGGTATGTCACTGGTACGTAATCAGGGCTTTAAGAATTTTGTGCTGATGCAACAAAAAATGGCGGCGGGAGAAAACCCAGCGGCGGAAATGATTAAAAGTGTTTCGTTGATCATTGCCGGTTTGCTGCTTTTATTACCGGGCTTTTTCACTGATTTCCTCGGTCTTCTTCTTTTATTACCGCCAGTGCAAAAGCATCTGACAGTGAAGCTGATGCCGCATTTGCGCTTTTCCCGTATGCCGGGCGGCGGATTTAGCGCCGGGACCGGTGGCGGTAATACTTTTGATGGTGAGTATCAACGAAAGGATGATGACCGCGACCGCCTTGATCATAAAGACGATCGCCAGGATTAATGACGAAACGCCGGATTATGTGGTTATGCCATTTTCCGGCGTTTTTCGTTTTGGCAGAAATAGCCATAACCCCACTAGCATGATCAGTGCATATAAACTTTTCCAGCCGACCATCGCCAGTAACAGAACACATAACAGCCCGCCAATTACCGCCAGTAGTCGATAACGTCCTTGCAATAATTTACAGCCTGCCAGCATGCATAACAGATAGATCATAATAAAGATGCCGTTGGCATAGATGATAAGTGCGTCCAGATTGATCTCTAACATATGGATCGCCAACGTGCTCACCACGCAACAGCCGAGCACGGCATTAAGGGCATTAGTCGGGATATGACGAGAAGAGAGGCGTGCCAGGTAGTGGTCAGGATTGTGTTGCGCCTGCGACCAGACTAATCGGGCGAAGCTCTGTATATAAATGTTGAGACTGGCAAAGCAGGCCAGATAGCCAATCACGCAGGCAATCCACAACGCTCCTACACCGAACAGCTGCACCACAATTTTTGGAAGCGATGCTGCCGCCGCCATTTTTTCACCATAGGCGTCGAAGCGTAATACCACCACCGTACAGCCCCAATAGACTAATCCTGCCAGCAACAGACCAATCATCAGAGCGCGGGGAAAATCACGCTCTGGATTTTTAAATTCCGAGGCGAGATGGGCAAATGCCTCCAGACCGACAAAGCACCAGAACATCACCGATAACGCAGCAAACAACCCGGAAAGTTCGATATTACCAGGTGCCGGGAAGGGGATATTCGCAGGTTTAATATCGCCCGCCCACCAGATAGCGACAATAAGCGCGACGATAAGCCCGGCAATAACCGTTTGTAGATTAGCACTGGAACTGGCACCGCGAGTGCCGATGTACCACACCAGCGCCAGCGTACCAAGTTCTGCCAACAACAGTTGCCAACTATGCCAACCAAACATTGCCTGGCCAAAGCCGGCGGCAATTTGTAGTGCAGCGGGCAGGCCTACGGGAATGACCGATAAAAATAGCCAGCCAGTGACTCGCTCAAGCCGCGAGCCAAACGCCATACCAACGAAGTGCGCGACGCCGCCCGCACTGGGATAGTGGCGTCCCAGCAGCGCAAAGACGATTGCAATCGGGAACACTAAAATAATCAAAACGGGCCAGGCCCACAGGCTGGTATTGCCCGCTAGCAGGGCTGCTAATGCGGGA
The DNA window shown above is from Escherichia sp. E4742 and carries:
- a CDS encoding transcriptional regulator — protein: MQREDVLGEALKLLELQGIANTTLEMVAERVDYPLDELRRFWPDKEAILYDALRYLSQQIDVWRRQLMLDETQSAEQKLLARYQALSECVKNNRYPGCLFIAACTFYPDPGHPIHQLADQQKSAAYDFTHELLTTLEVDDPAMVAKQMELVLEGCLSRMLVNRSQADVDTAHRLAEDILRFARCRQGGALT
- a CDS encoding TraI domain-containing protein, giving the protein MLNRLKKLLPGNSNTSGTETTTPETARQPEHLPEGFYIPRTAEELTSTPRRKQCLKQLWENSSMPSDVYQQFCLAPVQKLLMAAQNVPAARDSRWADANGFGDLTLQFTTYAVRLARGYMFPPGATPEEQAAQSGVWNAVVFWSALFYHLPLLAHLEGELVSGKLWQPGMSSPDEAFRFRYRQQRLQGTEAQQLAAVMAGQLLPEGATAWLATVPGALQNLAGAVWHQHPEMALIRSVLKTAAEEVESPLLALSVTEAVTAPLLSENTVQSEDNMPSDSQPETSTEAIAPEMLAAVPEVGEFTLQPSVSGSGEAEAVVPDTLQSATDTEEKAPEEQSLHDDTDMLLSLFSAVSDDTDLSEADVAEPVENKETVSDESGCANSEQAGAESDPAQDTGIFGSVLCISEPAQEIKKSPEHSQDRNSTENVRAPGSSGEFIEWLRHGLDSGEIPVNQPDARVHLIAGYAFLRVPDVFYLYLKQMGSNHDRRYVQSVFERAGLHRVRSGERFIQARLYDSAERTGRYQPVSGYLVKSRSLFSGKGLPGDSPFITFP
- the dcuA gene encoding anaerobic C4-dicarboxylate transporter DcuA, with the protein product MLVVELIIVLLAIFLGARLGGIGIGFAGGLGVLVLAAIGVKPGNIPFDVISIIMAVIAAISAMQVAGGLDYLVHQTEKLLRRNPKYITILAPIVTYFLTIFAGTGNISLATLPVIAEVAKEQGVKPCRPLSTAVVSAQIAITASPISAAVVYMSSVMEGHGISYLHLLSVVIPSTLLAVLVMSFLVTMLFNSKLSDDPIYRKRLEEGLVELRGEKQIEIKQGAKASVWLFLLGVVGVVIYAIINSPSMGLVEKPLMNTTNAILIIMLSVATLTTVLCKVDTDNILNSSTFKAGMSACICILGVAWLGDTFVSNNIDWIKDTAGEVIQGHPWLLAVIFFFASALLYSQAATAKALMPMALALNVSPLTAVASFAAVSGLFILPTYPTLVAAVQMDDTGTTRIGKFVFNHPFFIPGTLGVALAVCFGFVLGSFML
- a CDS encoding FxsA family protein yields the protein MRWLPLIAVFLYVYIEISIFIQVAHVLGVLLTLVLVIFTSVIGMSLVRNQGFKNFVLMQQKMAAGENPAAEMIKSVSLIIAGLLLLLPGFFTDFLGLLLLLPPVQKHLTVKLMPHLRFSRMPGGGFSAGTGGGNTFDGEYQRKDDDRDRLDHKDDRQD
- the aspA gene encoding aspartate ammonia-lyase, translated to MSNNIRIEEDLLGTREVPADAYYGVHTLRAIENFYISNNKISDIPEFVRGMVMVKKAAAMANKELQTIPKSVANAIIAACDEVLNNGKCMDQFPVDVYQGGAGTSVNMNTNEVLANIGLELMGHQKGEYQYLNPNDHVNKCQSTNDAYPTGFRIAVYSSLIKLVDAINQLREGFERKAVEFQDILKMGRTQLQDAVPMTLGQEFRAFSILLKEEVKNIERTAELLLEVNLGATAIGTGLNTPKEYSPLAVKKLAEVTGFPCVPAEDLIEATSDCGAYVMVHGALKRMAVKMSKICNDLRLLSSGPRAGLNEINLPELQAGSSIMPAKVNPVVPEVVNQVCFKVIGNDITVTMAAEAGQLQLNVMEPVIGQAMFESVHILTNACYNLLEKCVNGITANKEVCEGYVYNSIGIVTYLNPFIGHHNGDIVGKICAETGKSVREVVLERGLLTEAELDDIFSVQNLMHPAYKAKRYTDESEQ
- the yjeH gene encoding L-methionine/branched-chain amino acid transporter produces the protein MSGLKQELGLAQGIGLLSTSLLGTGVFAVPALAALLAGNTSLWAWPVLIILVFPIAIVFALLGRHYPSAGGVAHFVGMAFGSRLERVTGWLFLSVIPVGLPAALQIAAGFGQAMFGWHSWQLLLAELGTLALVWYIGTRGASSSANLQTVIAGLIVALIVAIWWAGDIKPANIPFPAPGNIELSGLFAALSVMFWCFVGLEAFAHLASEFKNPERDFPRALMIGLLLAGLVYWGCTVVVLRFDAYGEKMAAAASLPKIVVQLFGVGALWIACVIGYLACFASLNIYIQSFARLVWSQAQHNPDHYLARLSSRHIPTNALNAVLGCCVVSTLAIHMLEINLDALIIYANGIFIMIYLLCMLAGCKLLQGRYRLLAVIGGLLCVLLLAMVGWKSLYALIMLVGLWLFLPKRKTPENGITT
- the dsbD gene encoding protein-disulfide reductase DsbD, producing MAQRIFTLILLLCSTSVFAGLFDAPGRSQFVSADQAFAFDFQQNQHELNLSWQIKDGYYLYRKQIRITPEQAKIADVQLPPGVWHEDEFYGKSEIYRERLTLPVTINQASAGATLTVTYQGCADAGFCYPPETKTVPLSEVVTNNATPPSASVPQQEQPVAQLPFSALWALLIGIGIAFTPCVLPMYPLISGIVLGGKQRLSTARALLLTFIYVQGMALTYTALGLVVAAAGLQFQAALQHPYVLIGLAIVFTLLAMSMFGLFTLQLPSSLQTRLTLMSNRQQGGSPGGVFVMGAIAGLICSPCTTAPLSAILLYIAQSGNMWLGGGTLYLYALGMGLPLILITVFGNRLLPKSGPWMEQVKTAFGFVILALPVFLLERVIGDIWGLRLWSALGVAFFGWAFITSLQAKRGWMRIVQIILLAAALVSVRPLQDWAFGATHTSQTQAHLNFTQIKTVDELNQALAEAKGKPVMLDLYADWCVACKEFEKYTFSDPQVQKALADTVLLQANVTANDAQDVALLKHLNVLGLPTILFFDGQGQEHPQARVTGFMDAETFSAHLRDRQP
- a CDS encoding tyrosine-type recombinase/integrase produces the protein MGSKKAGKLTWDELLDEYFFSRNLRPDTEWSYRKVVRGFVDFMGEGGFPADVTQRDIQRWRRQILKTQSLSTYTWNNKVAHLRAIFGFGIKKGLLPQTENPLCEASVAKEAKKKKTLNKDQMIQIYLVVQKFAEYETQQRVPCDRRRNALYPARYWLTVLDVLRYTGMRFNQLQHIRLKDVCPGEGVIELQLEGSKTHREWCVPIVAPLKAPLELLLSRARRLGAGPDDFLFDVCRFTDCIEPDDYVYCPARAHQAVKGFFRRLSRECGFLVSAHRFRHTLATILMESPERNMHLVKSMLGHQSIATTMEYVDVSAASAAGTLETALGLYTDTRTVSEVCKEKENREEETEN
- the cutA gene encoding divalent cation tolerance protein CutA; its protein translation is MLDDKSSNTASVVVLCTAPDEATAQDLAAKVLAEKLAACATLIPGATSLYYWEGKLEQEYEVQMILKTTVSHQQALLECLKSHHPYQTPELLVLPVTHGDTDYLSWLNASLR